The Hemicordylus capensis ecotype Gifberg chromosome 6, rHemCap1.1.pri, whole genome shotgun sequence genome window below encodes:
- the NYAP1 gene encoding neuronal tyrosine-phosphorylated phosphoinositide-3-kinase adapter 1 isoform X2, whose product MNASPQEALISVFLQFIEDRGYWAYWALSRTCRPQEQLHNEMNLLYRKSKAEWKQSKDAEPKEGSAKEPGVGKVRDVASFRRHFRMGFMTMPASQEHAPHPCASSMAPRSLSCHSVGSVDSSSRDGAAGSRKPPAKPTRHPSTKLTAEARTALEPAGSKKGTSQKSSAESRESGRKVPPQKPKRSPNTHLSVSFDETYSGRLPGPAPAGAMQRYSRAFSHGQAKGSDAEEDEPVYIEMVGDIFRGPGPPSQGPTLADEDSDESEAIYEEMKYPLPEESGEPRPNGAPASPRHRPAKREAAKAAAAAASTKTSPCEIPPPFPNLLQHRAPLLAFPQGKKGYKAGPSQDGSKLPVPCHAKEAPSAPMTPQVPSHHHPRGGESAALGPSGRARSHSTPLPPQPAGQNKADKELPNSHSMICPPAKQAPGPAPPPAPAPSMLPVKEKPAVSYTMVYSAVKVTTHTAPAEQKTEKEISVLHGMLCARPATVPSCKQVQRACTLPEPPPLGMVWTYPAPCAGLKRPPAYESIKNVGAKASAAVKIQLQDRAFTSIACSHVLSSDECGRPAGEEEPFGWVLQRRMGYANRKGREPEKATDCPQAWEGGENVPPKMEKEEKAGPGLMQSSIPVRTSGPEGLAAKMPGGRTNLPIPCQTFPACHRNGDFTGGYLLGRSASTSGVRHAVIHTQRPCNHPRDPASLALQPAQLPVPGVPPSSRERDGKLLEVIERKRCVCKEIKARHRPERSLCKQESMPILPSWRRNTESRKSGTPPCRRQQTVLWDTAI is encoded by the exons TTCGGCCAAGGAGCCTGGCGTGGGGAAGGTGCGGGACGTGGCCTCCTTCCGCCGCCACTTCAGGATGGGCTTCATGACCATGCCGGCCTCGCAGGagcatgccccccacccctgcgccAGCAGCATGGCTCCCcgctccctctcctgccactctgtGGGCAGCGTGGACAGCAGTTCCCGGGACGGGGCAGCCGGATCCCGCAAGCCCCCGGCCAAGCCCACCCGCCACCCCAGCACCAAGCTGACCGCCGAGGCCCGGACCGCCCTGGAGCCCGCCGGGAGCAAGAAAGGAA CATCCCAAAAGTCGAGTGCAGAGAGCCGGGAGTCCGGGCGGAAGGTGCCCCCCCAGAAGCCAAAGCGCAGCCCCAACACCCACCTCTCAGTCTCCTTTGACGAGACCTACTCGGGACGACTGCCGGGCCCCGCTCCGGCGGGGGCGATGCAGCGCTACAGCCGCGCCTTCTCCCACGGCCAGGCGAAAGGCTCCGATGCTGAGGAGGACGAGCCGGTCTACATTGAGATGGTGGGGGACATCTTCCGGGGGCCCGGGCCCCCCTCCCAAGGGCCCACCCTGGCCGACGAGGACTCTGACGAGAGCGAAGCCATTTACGAGGAGATGAAGTACCCTCTCCCCGAAGAGAGTGGGGAGCCCCGCCCCAATGGGGCCCCTGCCTCTCCACGCCACCGTCCAGCCAAGCGGGAGGctgccaaggcggcggcggcggcggccagcaCCAAGACCTCTCCCTGCGAGATCCCTCCGCCCTTCCCCAACCTCTTGCAGCACCGGGCCCCCCTGCTGGCTTTCCCCCAGGGCAAGAAGGGATACAAGGCGGGGCCCAGCCAGGACGGCTCCAAACTGCCTGTGCCGTGCCATGCCAAGGAGGCCCCCTCTGCCCCGATGACGCCCCAGGTCCCCAGCCATCACCATCCGCGGGGTGGGGAGAGCGCCGCCTTGGGGCCTTCTGGCCGGGCCCgtagccactccaccccactgcctCCGCAGCCTGCGGGCCAGAACAAAGCCGACAAGGAGCTCCCCAATTCCCACAGCATGATCTGCCCCCCGGCCAAGCAGGCCCCTGGGCCAgcgccccccccagcccctgccccctccatGCTGCCGGTGAAGGAGAAGCCGGCCGTGTCCTATACCATGGTGTACTCAGCAGTCAAGGTCACCACACACACGGCTCCGGCCGAGCAGAAGACGGAGAAGGAGATCTCGGTCCTGCATGGCATGCTGTGTGCCCGCCCGGCCACTGTGCCCTCCTGCAAACAGGTGCAGCGGGCATGTACGTTGCCGGAGCCCCCGCCTCTGGGCATGGTCTGGACTTACCCGGCCCCCTGTGCCGGCCTGAAACGCCCCCCGGCGTACGAGAGTATCAAGAACGTGGGCGCAAAGGCTTCCGCAGCGGTCAAGATCCAGCTTCAGGACCGGGCATTCACCAGCATTGCCTGCTCCCACGTCCTGTCCAGTGACGAATGCGGCCGGCCGGCAGGAGAGGAGGAGCCGTTTGGATGGGTCCTGCAGAGAAGGATGGGCTATGCCAACCGGAAAGGGAGGGAGCCCGAGA AGGCTACCGACTGCCCCCAGGCCTGGGAAGGTGGCGAGAATGTTCCGCCCAAAatggagaaagaagagaaagcGGGGCCGGGCCTGATGCAGTCCAGCATCCCCGTCCGCACCTCTGGGCCGGAGGGTCTCGCTGCCAAGATGCCAGGGGGACGGACGAACCTGCCCATTCCCTGCCAGACCTTTCCTGCCTGCCACCGAAACGGAG ACTTCACTGGTGGCTACCTTCTGGGCCGCTCGGCATCCACCTCTGGGGTTCGACATGCTGTGATCCACACGCAGAGGCCGTGTAACCATCCCCGGGACCCAGCCAGCCTG GCTCTGCAGCCGGCCCAGCTGCCCGTGCCCGGAGTCCCCCCGAGCTCGCGCGAGCGGGATGGGAAGCTGCTGGAGGTGATTGAGCGCAAGCGGTGCGTCTGCAAGGAGATCAAGGCGCGGCACCGCCCGGAGCGCAGCCTGTGCAAGCAGGAGAGTATGCCGATCTTGCCCAGCTGGCGGAGGAACACGGAGAGCCGCAAGTCCGGGACGCCGCCCTGCCGCCGCCAGCAGACCGTGCTCTGGGACACGGCCATATGA